The following coding sequences lie in one Arachis ipaensis cultivar K30076 chromosome B03, Araip1.1, whole genome shotgun sequence genomic window:
- the LOC107629706 gene encoding putative disease resistance protein RGA3 isoform X1 has protein sequence MQMHLRILNLIGSSYSKKIEVMTKQKHLLLLTEKLQGEKDQEQQQGSSYLKADVYGREKEKNEMVDYLLSDRSSGTVGNTSVIATVGVEGIGKTTFAEIVYHDNRVKASFELRGWVDYQEEKMGNGIPLTDEERMPWLESLRDATKEHS, from the exons ATGCAGATGCATTTGCGGATTTTGAACCTGATTGGGAGTTCATACTCCAAAAAAATCGAAGTCATGACAAAGCAGAAGCATCTTCTTCTGCTGACCGAGAAATTACAAGGTGAGAAAGATCAAGAGCAACAGCAAGGATCTTCGTATCTGAAGGCTGATGTTTacggaagagaaaaagaaaagaatgagaTGGTTGACTATTTGTTATCTGATCGATCCAGTGGTACCGTTGGCAACACGTCTGTGATTGCAACCGTGGGCGTTGAAGGGATTGGTAAGACCACCTTTGCTGAAATTGTCTACCACGACAACCGAGTCAAGGCCTCTTTCGAACTCCGAGGCTGGGTGGACTATCAAGAGG AAAAGATGGGCAACGGAATCCCACTCACTGATGAAGAAAGGATGCCATGGCTTGAATCACTAAGAGATGCCACAAAAGAACACAGTTAA
- the LOC107629706 gene encoding putative disease resistance protein RGA3 isoform X2, giving the protein MQMHLRILNLIGSSYSKKIEVMTKQKHLLLLTEKLQGEKDQEQQQGSSYLKADVYGREKEKNEMVDYLLSDRSSGTVGNTSVIATVGVEGIGKTTFAEIVYHDNRVKASFELRGWVDYQEGIDAKRWATESHSLMKKGCHGLNH; this is encoded by the exons ATGCAGATGCATTTGCGGATTTTGAACCTGATTGGGAGTTCATACTCCAAAAAAATCGAAGTCATGACAAAGCAGAAGCATCTTCTTCTGCTGACCGAGAAATTACAAGGTGAGAAAGATCAAGAGCAACAGCAAGGATCTTCGTATCTGAAGGCTGATGTTTacggaagagaaaaagaaaagaatgagaTGGTTGACTATTTGTTATCTGATCGATCCAGTGGTACCGTTGGCAACACGTCTGTGATTGCAACCGTGGGCGTTGAAGGGATTGGTAAGACCACCTTTGCTGAAATTGTCTACCACGACAACCGAGTCAAGGCCTCTTTCGAACTCCGAGGCTGGGTGGACTATCAAGAGGGTATTGATGCT AAAAGATGGGCAACGGAATCCCACTCACTGATGAAGAAAGGATGCCATGGCTTGAATCACTAA